The following are encoded in a window of Syngnathus scovelli strain Florida chromosome 4, RoL_Ssco_1.2, whole genome shotgun sequence genomic DNA:
- the sinhcafl gene encoding SIN3-HDAC complex associated factor, like isoform X1: MFGFHKSKIYRSNDGCCICKTKSSSSRFTDSSRYEDTFRLCFGLSEDRVGDICNACVLLVKRWKKLPNGSKKNWNHVVDARAGPGFKVTKPKKIKNSDGKKKSKLKRLHKLKRQSLVLQADSDAHSTTSSVSPAQSPSYSNLSDDGSDIESKQRRSSPTAFSFLDRSYWKRQKVCCGIVYKGRFGEVIIDPRIFKPCCNSKTQKTLTSTQVASLHPEALPPQLPEERNLVMALV; this comes from the exons ATGTTTGGTTTTCACAAGTCAAAGATCTACCGGAGTAACGACGGCTGTTGCATCTGCAAGACCAAGTCATCCAGCTCGCGTTTCACAGACAGCAGTCGATATGAAGACACGTTCCGGCTCTGTTTTGG GTTGTCGGAGGACCGTGTTGGAGACATCTGCAATGCCTGTGTGTTGTTGGTGAAGAGATGGAAGAAACTTCCCAATGGCTCCAAGAAGAACTGGAACCAT GTGGTGGATGCCAGAGCTGGACCCGGCTTCAAAGTGACAAAACCCAAAAAGATCAAGAACAGCGATGGCAAGAAGAAAAGCAAGCTGAAGAGGCTTCACAAGTTAAAGAGACAAA gtcttgttttgcAAGCAGATTCGGATGCTCACAGCACCACCTCCAGCGTGTCTCCCGCCCAGTCGCCCAGCTACAGCAATCTGTCCGATGACGGCTCGGACATAGAGTCCAAACAGAGGCGCTCTTCACCTACCGCTTTCTCGTTCTTGGACCGCTCCTACTGGAAAAG GCAAAAAGTGTGCTGCGGGATCGTGTACAAGGGCCGCTTTGGAGAGGTGATCATCGATCCCCGGATCTTCAAGccctgctgcaattccaaaacgCAGAAGACGCTGACATCCACGCAAGTTGCCTCCCTCCATCCGGAAGCACTCCCGCCACAACTTCCGGAAGAAAGAAACCTGGTGATGGCTCTCGTTTAA
- the sinhcafl gene encoding SIN3-HDAC complex associated factor, like isoform X2 yields MFGFHKSKIYRSNDGCCICKTKSSSSRFTDSSRYEDTFRLCFGLSEDRVGDICNACVLLVKRWKKLPNGSKKNWNHVVDARAGPGFKVTKPKKIKNSDGKKKSKLKRLHKLKRQNSDAHSTTSSVSPAQSPSYSNLSDDGSDIESKQRRSSPTAFSFLDRSYWKRQKVCCGIVYKGRFGEVIIDPRIFKPCCNSKTQKTLTSTQVASLHPEALPPQLPEERNLVMALV; encoded by the exons ATGTTTGGTTTTCACAAGTCAAAGATCTACCGGAGTAACGACGGCTGTTGCATCTGCAAGACCAAGTCATCCAGCTCGCGTTTCACAGACAGCAGTCGATATGAAGACACGTTCCGGCTCTGTTTTGG GTTGTCGGAGGACCGTGTTGGAGACATCTGCAATGCCTGTGTGTTGTTGGTGAAGAGATGGAAGAAACTTCCCAATGGCTCCAAGAAGAACTGGAACCAT GTGGTGGATGCCAGAGCTGGACCCGGCTTCAAAGTGACAAAACCCAAAAAGATCAAGAACAGCGATGGCAAGAAGAAAAGCAAGCTGAAGAGGCTTCACAAGTTAAAGAGACAAA ATTCGGATGCTCACAGCACCACCTCCAGCGTGTCTCCCGCCCAGTCGCCCAGCTACAGCAATCTGTCCGATGACGGCTCGGACATAGAGTCCAAACAGAGGCGCTCTTCACCTACCGCTTTCTCGTTCTTGGACCGCTCCTACTGGAAAAG GCAAAAAGTGTGCTGCGGGATCGTGTACAAGGGCCGCTTTGGAGAGGTGATCATCGATCCCCGGATCTTCAAGccctgctgcaattccaaaacgCAGAAGACGCTGACATCCACGCAAGTTGCCTCCCTCCATCCGGAAGCACTCCCGCCACAACTTCCGGAAGAAAGAAACCTGGTGATGGCTCTCGTTTAA